Proteins encoded in a region of the Capra hircus breed San Clemente chromosome 3, ASM170441v1, whole genome shotgun sequence genome:
- the LOC102185621 gene encoding glutathione S-transferase Mu 1 isoform X1 — MAMTLGYWDLRGLAHSIRLLLEYTDSNYEEKKYTMGDAPDYDRSQWLNEKFKLGLDFPNLPYLIDGAHRLTQSKAILRYIARKHNMCGETEEEKIRVDVLENQATDTVNDFIMLCYNPEFEKLKPQYLTEIPGKMKLYSEFLGRRPWFAGDKLTFVDFLVYDVLDIHRIFEPKCLDAFPNLKDFISRFEGLKRISAYMKSSRFLPRPVYSKMAVWGNK, encoded by the exons ATGGCGATGACCCTGGGTTACTGGGACCTCCGCGGG CTAGCCCACTCCATCCGCCTGCTCCTGGAGTACACAGACTCAAACTATGAGGAAAAGAAGTACACGATGGGGGACG CTCCTGACTATGACAGAAGCCAGTGGCTGAATGAAAAATTCAAGCTGGGCCTGGACTTCCCCAAT TTGCCCTACTTAATTGACGGAGCTCACAGGCTCACCCAGAGCAAGGCCATCCTTCGCTACATTGCTCGCAAGCACAACATGT gtggggagacagaggaggagaagatTCGCGTGGATGTATTGGAGAACCAGGCTACGGACACTGTTAATGACTTTATTATGCTCTGCTACAACCCGGAATTT GAGAAACTAAAGCCTCAATACTTGACGGAGATCCCTGGAAAGATGAAGCTCTACTCAGAGTTTCTGGGGAGGAGGCCTTGGTTTGCAGGGGACAAG CTCACCTTTGTGGATTTCCTGGTTTATGACGTTCTTGACATTCACCGCATATTTGAGCCCAAGTGCCTGGATGCGTTCCCAAACCTGAAAGACTTCATCTCTCGTTTTGAG GGCCTGAAGAGGATCTCTGCCTACATGAAGTCCAGCCGCTTCCTCCCACGCCCTGTGTATTCAAAGATGGCCGTGTGGGGCAACAAGTAG